agatataatgaaaggatacaaccctgatgcacatctttcttgactttaaaccatgcagtatcctcttattccgttcaaatgactgcctctcgatccatgtacagattcctcatgagcacaattaagtgttctggaattcccattctccacaatgttatccataatttgttaatgattcacacagttgaatgcctttgtatagtcaataaaacacaggtaaacatctttctggtattctctgctttcagccaggatccatctgacatcagcaatgatatccctagttccacgtcttcttccaaatctggcctgaatttctgcaagttccctgttgatatactgctgcagccgcttttgaatgatcttcagcaaaattttgcttggatgtgatattaatgatgttgtttgagaatttccgcatttggttggctcacctttcttataaataggcataaatatggatctgttccagtcggttggccaggctgCTGTCTtacaagtttcttggcatagacaagtgagcactccaGCGCTGgacacatttgttgaaacatctcaattgatattccatcaattcctggagccttgtttttcaccaatgccttcagtgcagcttggacttcttccttcagtaccatcggttcctgattatatgctacctcttgaaatggttgaatgtcaaccaattctttttggtataattactctgtgtattccttccatcttcttttgatgattcctgcatcttttaatatttttaccacagaatccttcaccattgcaactcgagtttgaatttttttcttcagttctttcagcttcagaaatgctgagcgtgttcttgccttttggttttctatctccagctctttgcacctatcgttataatacttcactttgtcttcttgagctgccctttgaaatcttgtgttctgttcttttacgtcatcatttcttccttttgctttagctgcctgacattcaagagcaagtttcagagtctcttctgacatccatgttggtcttttctctctttcctgtctttttaacgacctctttctttcttcatgtgtgatatccttgatgtcattccacagctcatttggtctttggtcattactgttcaatgcgtcaaatttattcttgaaatggtctctaaattcagatgggatatactcaaggtcatactttggctctcgtggacttgttctaattttcagtttcagcttgaatatgcatatgagcaattgatggtctgttctgcagtcggctcctggccttgtcctgatggatgatattgagcttttccatcatccctttctacagatgtagtcaatttgactcctgtgtattgcatctggcgaggcccatgtgcatagtcaccatttatgttgttgaaaaaaggtatttgcactgaagaagtcattagtaCTGCAAAATTctcattatcaatgcattctgactgcatgtttgatcaatttcagactgcagatgctggtgaagatcttcaatttcttcatctttagccttagtggttggtgcataaatttgaataatagtcatattcactggtcttccttgtaggcatatggattttATCTTATCACtgtcagcgttgtacttcaggatagatcttgaaatggtctttttgacgatgaatgcaatgccattcctcttcatgttgtcattccccacatagtagaccatatgattatcccactcaaaatggccaatatcagtccatttcggctcactaatgcctaggatatcaatgtttatgtgttccatttcatttttgacaatttccaattttcctagatttatactttgtacattccatgttccagttattaatggatctttgcagctgtgtctttctcatcttgagtcatgccacattagcaaatcaagatcctgaaagcttgactccattcacatcactgaagtcaactctactttgaagaggcagctcttccccagtcgtcttttgagtgccttccaacctgggggactcatcttctgacactatatcagacaatgttctgctgctattcataaggttttcacgggctagttcgtttcagaagtagactgctgggtctttcttcctagtctgtcttagtctggaagctcagctgaaacctgtccgcattgggtgaccctgctggaatctgaataccagtggcagaacttccagcatcacagcaacacgcaagcctccacagtacaacaaactgacagagagcagCAACTTTTGAGAGCAGCAAATTCATtataaattaaaaaggacctgataaggagccctagtggagcagcGGTTagagtgatcaactgctaactgaaaggtcagcagtttgaaaccaccagcgggtACGCAGGAGAAAGAgaagcctgcttccatagagatttatagccttggaaaccctatggggttgctgtgagtcggaattgactcaatagcagtgggttttgtttggtacGGATTGTATCAGAGCTTTCTGTATTTTTGCCTTAAGTCACTTAAAAATGTATGCATATTAGCATAAACAGAATTCTCTGAAAATACAAGTGTAttgatttttaaatcattttcccCTTCTTAAAGTTTTCATTTATCACgctgtttgctttttcttttaattattattatagtgCAAAGGTTATGGAGAGCCCTCACAATGGCCTCtgcaattttatttattcattattatcATTTTGACCTCTGCAATTTTAAATCAATGAAAAGGAGGAATACAGAGTTCAACATACCTGAACTAATACTTTGGAAGTGACATGGAAAAGAGGTCAATTTACCACAAAATATCTTTTTATTCCCACTAAAACTTAAAAGAtaacttcaaaaataaaatattgttataAATAAAGCATTCAGTTAATATATCAAATCACCACTATTCTAGAAAAGCTActggaattaaaaaatacaaattttaagttatttctccaaaaaaaaacttaccactcaaaattctttatttattttaagtcacctacagtttttttttttttttttacagcagtcaGTTAGATACACAGAAAAGTTggaaagatagtacagagaaccATTTGATTTTGAAGATCAATCTACTTGATCATAAAGGGGCTGTTATCAGTCCACCATCACCCTTCCGGGATCCTAGAGCCAATTTTGCCAGGTAGAAAGGTGTAATCAAAAGTTTATCCACTCTGATTTCACCAAGTCCTTCATCTTCTCTCCCAGCTACTCAATTCTAAGATGCCACTGCCCACAATTCTCCCAACTCTCCGCCTCTTAAAAATAATGAAGATGATGATATTTTCAAGGCTTTGGAAAAATATAATCCATTTATTTCTGTTTACAAACAAATTGTAGACCCGAATCTAGGTGAAGAAACTTCAACTCTTAAAATAGTTTCAAAACACATTACCTCAAAATTTCCTAGGAGACTAAGACTTGTTACAGGTGGAGCACTAGAACTCAGAAATGGTTTTTCATGAATATCTGGATCATCTTCAATGTTCAAACATGGTTGaggactattaaaaaaacaaattagcaAAAGGACACATTATTAAACATGGTTTAACCAGAatattatttatttctgtataaaattaaattaggagaatctaatttattttacttatatTATCCATAAAAACAAAGGTTCAATATAAGCaaattttaagatataaaattcCTATTTTAAAACCCCTGACTAGATTTTATGATCTCTATGTTATAATATTTGAGGTGAAATTTATTCCATACTAAATCATCGCATTTATTGGAAATATGCAATAACGCAGAATTTGATATCAATTATCATTTTCAGTTAAAAATGCATATATAACAGCAAAATTATTTAACTAAAGAATATAATGAGAGTATCATTTGCCACCACGGAAATAACTGCCTAGGCTTTTTTTGAAAAGGGGTATATACAAAGGTGGAAATGAATGACTAGAAATACACAAACCCATGCAAGTGCTAAAACCAGAGGAGAGTGCTGGTTTATTATGATGATCAATATAAAACAGCAATTCATCATGTTAATTTCTTTCTCACTGGTTCTTAATAATTGTGTGCATGTCACATGACATCAAACTGAAAATGAAAATCAAGTGGAAAATAAGATTCCTGTTATAATTTTGATCTTTACAGTAAACACTGTTTATTGTGAAAGACCAGATTTTGTGTAATTCTGTCTCATGCACACAAATGAATTTTAAGATAAATACCTTCTAGAAGATAAGCTTTTCAGATGCAGTAATGATGAATCCAGGTCAAAGCAACCTGACTGTATTTTTCTTTGAGGAACCTAAAGTCAAAATAATCATTTATGATATTAAAAGGCTAAATTTTTTGAATTGATAAAATACTTTTCAAATGAAAGTTAAGCATATCTTAAAAACAATAAAGCTTTCCTCTTAACAATTTACTTAAAACCATGTTTTTTTATTACATAATATTCTTATGTTCTAATTTTATTAACCaatgtgaaaaaaattaataaaagcacTTTTActatggtttgattttttgtttttttattgtgttttaggcgaaagtttacagagcaaatcagttttccattcaataggtgttagggttgattttttaagaagcagaaatatttttttcccaaaccAAAGTTTAAATAGAATTCCAGTATGTATTACTGGTGAgatttttacttctttatataCTTCTGCTGtatttttttgaaaaacatttataactttaaaatcaagaaaaagaaaaaaagaatgaaatagagaTGCCCACCTCCACCCCACTGAAGCATTCCCAAAAAGCATTCCCTGAGGATTCACAGAAGGTTTGAAAATTACTGCTCTGGATTGTCAAACACCACTGTATACCACACTgcattaaagaaaacaaaccacCACCTAACTCAAAATATCCGAAAAATGAAAAGACTCAAATGTAAATTAAAGGTAAAATCATATGCAACATGCAAGTTGGGAAGATCCTCACAGCACTAAGGTACACATTatcgtccccattttacagatgagacaagAGGCCCAAAGAGGTTGTATCACTTACCTAATGTCACACAGCTACAATGAAGCCAGTGTGACTCCAAAGCTATGCTCTTAACATTTGCACTCAGATCTATCTATTTGTAAATGTAGTTTGTGTGGGAGACTCATATGCCTTTGAGTAAGATGATTGTGTACAGGAGCTTCAAGCCGGAGAGCCATGAATTTGATTCCCAGATGATTCAGCTGAGGGTGTCAACCAGCTCCAGTACTAAGATACgtatctatttatataaaatccACTTGACACCAagtattttctttacattgaatAGCATTTAAAATGTtaggcaaaagaaagaatttttgGAGAAATTATGTAATCCTGATACAAcaaatttcctttttattcatttcttaggttttttttttccattttatcattTAGATTTGAAATgtgctattaaaaaataaatattttacaactagaaatttattttaaagatacTTAAAGATTTTTTTCATCTAGAATATGAATAAAATTATTTGCAAACATTTCAAATAAGTTTCTTCAAGATCTAAACGTGTGAGAAGAGAAAAGAACACTCACAGGACTTGAAAGAAGAGGCAATCCAGTTTGAGGATGGAAGGCCCTGGTTGAAGTTCCATCCAAGGAACGAAAATTATGTTTTTGCCAGACACTTGAGTGTTTCAGTGGTATAGTCCTCTGCTAAGAAAAGAATtagattttaatttaattttaatatataatttaatgTTTAAATACCTTTAGGATTTTAGACTCATTCTTAAACATCCTTGGTTGGTAAAGCTGATGACTGAGACAGACAGACTGACAAATTAAGTCTGTGTACGTATGTACGATtctattcaggagccctggtgggacagtggttaagtatttggctgctaaccaagaggtttgcagtctgaacccactagccattcgttggaaaccctatggggcagttcgactctgtcctatagggtcactatgagttgcaattcaGTGAATGGCAGTGAGTTAGAAAACAATGTCTAAGACGATTTTGTAATATGCCGAATAAATGCAAATGTTCTAAAGAAAATATGTctacaatagaactgccctgtcaacatatttataaatatgcaGAATCTAGCATCTAGTAAGCTAATcaaggacagattacccaataagaacATACTTACTGCATCAACAAAgtaggggcaccagttgtccaaagcaaagacttaTACATAGGTGCCAagtagacaggacacaaggaaaagtgagggCACAATGATAATTCAAGACTCGATTCgttatccttattatgtatggaagtagatattgttcagcagtttaattgtgatgaaatcacaGAAGAATTTATAAGAGCAAAgactagaaatatttttaattataacatgttagagatgaaagatctatctaaaaataaaatacagtaatttgttgtaatatttgttttctgatcactaAATTTTCTTGTATGATATTTGTTCacttataattatagcatttattactaaaaccaaaaaccaaacccagtgctgtcgagttgattctgactcatagcaaccctacaggacagagtagaactgccccatagagtttccaaggagtgcctggcagattcaaactgccgaccctttggttaacagtagctgtagtgcttaaccactgtgccaccagggtttcctttattactaaacaagcatcaaaattgaaataTGAGCCACTTAAGGCAAAATTGGTGAAAAATCAAATTTTTGTTGtgagagatcaacagaattttacactgttgaaacaactaagttcactgattcattttctttgttgtagaatacgtgggatattctttttgtagaaaatctggtatttagtaaaaatcttagtaccctgcatccactaaaaattttatgatCTAGTTCATCTTATTTTGCTAAAATGGCATATGTCACTTTTGTattcaattgctaatattatagttgcatttaaaaagcagttaacatcatggatagctaagacacacacacacacacatatatatatacacgtgtataTATCTAATCACATATCCCGTATGAAagtgtgagtaagcagaggaaggGGTaacacagattatcagtgtttagggccctgtcacatgccttaatctggccctgaagctaatattttgattcttttaatttgtgAAAAAACAACTACTCACAGgtatagaaaaaaatttcattttctgttttaaaatacaGAACTATGTCAATATAAAGAGCCATCTGTAGAGGATATAATTTGGTGGGAGtgtgaaacagaaaaataaacactgtaaatttaaaaatatacacaatgcCATCAGTGCTATGTTTTTGAAATAATATAGGAAATTGGCTAATTCTTAAGAATTTGGGTGAGTTTATACCCAAATATCAGAAATTCATAAAAACACATggataaaaatgagaaaagactAAATTGGGTCCTGGCTCCACCATTTaccagctttgtgaccttgggcaagttacttaaccccttTAGGCCTCAGGTCCTCACTTATAACATGAGATGGATAAAATCTCAAAGGGAAGTGAGATGATTAAGTTAGCTAACACGTGTGAAATATTCAGAAGGGTCCCTGGGCACATCATAAATGCTATATCATTATATCTAAAATAAGTGTGTGAAAAAGTGATTCTTAGTGGCTTGAAACACACCATGGCCAGATTAAGCCTCCCCATTAAGTTCCAGAAAGGATCATGAAAATGAATATTcttaaggccagggtagggctTTGTGGCAATTATAATTTTaggaaattggaaattatcatTGAAAAATATAAATTGGGAACATGGcacaattttaaaacattaatgtACTGCAAAACTAATCTAAGTGATAAAGTAGATGAACCAAGGACGTTTGGATTTGATCAAGGCAGGTACAAAGTAGCTTACCATAAATTCAGATACGAATTTGGGATATTACTTGGGGAAAAAGTGGAAATTTGAGCCTAATAATCATTTTTTGAAGTTAAAAAGTGGTTTGGTGGGAAGTCAACTAAAATAAAAGCAActtaaatattttgtatttatacactgtattaaaaacccaaaaaccaaacccagccgtctgactcacagtgaccctataggacagagtagaactgccctatagagtttccaagcagcgcctggaggattcaaactgccggccctttgattagcagctgtagcacttaaccactacgccaccagggtttccttaaaggtttatgaaatattttcaaatctaTTATTTGATTATCATAATTCTGTGAGATAGGCAAAAGAGCTTTAatgttcttattttaaaattgagGAGACTGAGGTTATTAGATGTTAAATGACTTATTCAATGTCATTCAAGTACTAAACTATGAAACCAGGACTGGAATTCAGGTGTTTTGAGAAATAGCCTAGTGATTTCCCTACAGATATTCCTAAAACCGTTAGTTGATCAATGGCACAATATAATGGGCATACTGTTTGTACTAGGCCAGAGCTACTAACATGCAATATATTAAGCTAATGAGAGTTTCATTTCTGATTCCTGtttactcaaaataaaaaaaaaaggaacaggaagAGTTAAAATGGGCCAAGGAATACGATAGTCCACAAATCCGTCCTTGAATTATAAGATAGTGGAAATAACTCTGGGTTAGTTGTTAAAAGACCTGGATGTGTGTGCCAGTTCAGCCACTAATACTTGTACAGCTACTGGTATGTCAGTTAATCTCCCCAACTAGATCTCTTATGAACAAAAGTCAAACCGTAACAAATGACTGGGAattatatttgaaatactgttaccTACCAGTGCCTCTGTATTTTTCAGTTGTTCATATGTAGACAAACAGTCTTTTATACCTTTTCTCTGAGAAACGTTTCGAGATTTTTCATCAATTGAGTCTTCATTCTTATCCTGTTCATTTTTTAACTGGTCTGCCTTTTTGCATTTGAAACCTGCATTATCTTTATTGCAATAATTTTCTATACGATTAAGTTGAGTATTTTTCTCACATGCCTTAGGCCTTTTTGAGTCTTCATTTGAGCACTTATTATCATGTTTGTGCAGGTATTCTGACATTTCCAGCGCAGTGACATTTACTTTAGAGTGAATTTGGTGAGTGTTTAAAGATTCTGGAttacaattttcattttttattatttttttcttgtatttattcaTGCAAAGCTGTTTGTCAATACTGTTGCAATTTAAATACTGTTTATCAATTCCATTGCTGATTTCTTGCTCCTTAAATTGATACCCAGAAAGTATATTTTCCAACCTACTTGTCAAATCTAAGTTATTTTCTTTGCAAGGAGACATATTTGAGGGAGTCAATAAATTAGTAGCTTTATTATGTGTTTCCTGAAATGTACTTTGGATGATTTCACTAGGAATTTCCTGGTACTGATTTCTTCTTATTTGAGGTTTCAAAGAGGATTTCAATTTACTATTGTATTTAAAAGAACTAAAAGATTTATCAGGTATTAGGTTTTTTCCTTCACTGCTGTCTtctaacaaataaaattttgggtTAGAAATGGAAGCTGAGACTTTatccttgtttttcttcagtaaatCTTTGTCTTCATATGAACTCCTACACACTTTAGAAGGAGCCAATCTGGAGTCATGCATGCTGAATGACTGCTGGGGGATATGCGATGCGCTTGAATCAATGTGTTCTAAGTGTTGAGCAATCCTTGCAATAACATCTTGTCGCTCCTGGAGTAAGGAGCCTATCAAAGGATTAGTCTCACCAGTGGACTGACGAGAATAAAGACCATTAGACATGCAAGTTTCACTTCGAGGAGTTTCTGGTTTTACTTGAATTTTCCCCTCACTGGTGTCTTCTGGGGAGGTAAACtctggactaccaaaagaaatggagaaagttTCCTTACATTTcctcacattttcattttcttgtgaAACCCAGAAAAGTTTTGAAGTAAGTGAACTAGACTCTTGTGTATTAAACGGATGTCCAGAAACACGTGAAGCGCTTGGGTCACAATAAATCAAATGCTGAGCAATTCTTGCAATAACATCTTGTCGCTCCTGAATTAAAGAGCCTGTTAAGGGATTAGTCTCACCAACTGGCTGCCAGGAACTCTGGTGGCTCAGAACACTGGGATCAATCAATGAAAATGGTTTTAAAGTTCTCACTGATGTTTCGTGTGACTTTACATCTTCCATACCACTGAAGCCCAGAATATTAGCTTGAGATGCTCCATAGTCAGATTTACTGCCAGTGCCTGGATATAGTTTGACATTTTTGTGTGCTATAGTATATTCTGGAATTGCGCCATTTTTCGCATGTAACACATTTTTGGGTGCCATGGTCCAAGTTTGTTTGCTACACAGACACTGTGAACTGTTTGTACGTTGTTCTACTTCATTGGAATTGCAGCGTTGATAGATTTTAAGTTCATGTTCTTGAATTCTTTTCTCATAAAGGCCAATATTAGCATGAATACTACAGGTCAAAATTGGGTAATTAGATTGTCTGGGCAAGGAGTGAACGCTGACTTTCAAGGCCACGTTGTGAGAAACATTGGGAACAGGAAACACATGTTCAATTGGAGTCTGGGAAAAATTCCACTGTAAGTCTACATCAGCAGCACTGATTCTGGAATCAGACAAAAACACTGAATCAATGGATTATGAAAGTTAGATCCTTATTATTGTatattataataattttaaagCAGGCATATACTTACTTATATTTGTTTGCATTAGTTACTACTGAGGCTTTATTAAGCCTTATTACCATGCATGTCAgtctgataaaataaaaataagtggtATAATAGATAGTGGTTGGaatagaaatgtttttttttttttaagaacaccaGATCATTTAAGCATTAAAGCTTAAGAATAGTTTAAAATTATTtgtcaaaacacaaaaaatacaGGACTTGGTATTTACTCTTAAATAGATTCAGCTAATTCTATTCTACAGAGAGACTAAGAGATACTCTCCAACTCCTGGCCACCTGCCTAAAATGACAATTAGTAGTTCAGCAGGCTGTATTACTTATACTTTTCAAGATGCCAAAAATCAAGCAAGCCTACCGTTACGGAAATTCAATAGCCCAGAAAGTTTTTCCACTTCATAATGGTAGTACTAAATCCATTCTCGGTTCTCTAAAGTTTTCTGAAAATAATTCTACTCAAATTTAATTCAGCAATCAAAATTCATACTGATTCTCATTTAAATTTCTTGAACTTGTTTGGAGAAAAACCATAGTAAGTTTTATGTACTTATATCTAGGGATGAAGGAAATAAACCACTTAAAGGGTAAAATATCATTCGGTAGTTAGCCAATGTGGCTGAGTAtatactgtccttttttttttgccctagGCATACCTGTAAAGAATATTTCGTGGAATAGCACCATGAGAAAcactcagccaagcacttaactgagaaaaaaacacaaatgagCGGACAGCCAATAGAAGCGTCTTCTCTTCGATAAACCTATCACCATTCCTAAGGGAAATAACATAATATAAATGTCAGCAAGTGTAAAATGACTGGATTTTAGATTTGTAGAAGCTGAAGTAAACATATCAATCGGGACCTGTGCTTTTAAGACCATAGAAATATACTTACCAATGTTACTTGAAGTCACATAAGTACTAAGTATCTAAAAGAAAAGGTTTTACTACACAAATATAGAGGGATTCAAATAtatgattattattaaaataatgtatAGAAAGTAACGGAAAACTGGATTTACCAAGAACAACCTCAAATTAACTTATACAACTTACTGTCGGGGAACTGGCTCTAAGATCCATCTCTCCAATAATAATGCATCTTGCTTAATTGCAGGATCATTTAGATCCATTCCTTCTGTGGTGGGCCCATCATCACTGTAGCAGCAGTCTGGTAGTAGCATCACTTCCACCATGATTGGAAGATTATTCTTCCACAACAACGTGACCTCAGACCTGGTTCGTCTGGCTTGGCGACACTTAGAGGAAAGGAATACAAGCAAGATATTGCAACAACCCATTCAATTTTGCACttaaatttgaaattttaattgTAAAGCAGGCATCTGTATGAAAAATGAGTCATCTATTGTAGAGCTTTGTTCAGGTTTCACTGTGTAGGTTCTCTCACTAAGTAGAGGATTAATATTTGTGAACTCTTGAGGGCAGAGATTAGTACTGAACAGCAGTTATGATGCAAATTTTTCTGAGGAGGATATCTTTGCTCTATCTTGTGAGAAAAGAGCTGCCACACCCAGTGTCTGACAGGCCTCGGAGGTGGCTCAGCCTTGCCTCGTTTGTTAATTAATCACATTAGAGAGAAAAGAATGATTCTAAGTCTGAagactaaaatattaaaaactattCTCATTAAGCCCTCAAAATAGACAAGATTTTAAAAGTTCACATTTAAAAGTATTACATTTAACGGTGATGAAAAtattgcagtgattaagagtaaggttgcacagctgattattttaattgctggCAATAAATTGCACACCtataaaaaattgaattggcaaaagctgtgtgctagatatatttacaacaacgacaaaaaataaaagattgaaaaagtagctgctgaggccgaTTATGTAAAATCAAAAATctcatgagatttggtttcttggtttggaggtttagggtcatggtttcatggcacatcctagttaattgtcctaataacatgtttagttactctgttctacctcctagttcaaagCACAGTTCaatgcaagcagccatccaatgCACAAtgattggtctctattcgcctggaacaacagaggaaggagaggcaaGAATCAGAGGAGAACATGTAacatgtggctaattgtctccataaacaactgcctcctttgccatgagaccagaagaactagatggtgcccagctagcattgtattttgatca
The sequence above is drawn from the Elephas maximus indicus isolate mEleMax1 chromosome 12, mEleMax1 primary haplotype, whole genome shotgun sequence genome and encodes:
- the ATOSA gene encoding atos homolog protein A isoform X1, which codes for MKPDRDTLDEYFEYDAEEFLVSLALLITEGRTPECSVKGRVESFHCPPAQSCYPVATRHECSDKLAQCRQARRTRSEVTLLWKNNLPIMVEVMLLPDCCYSDDGPTTEGMDLNDPAIKQDALLLERWILEPVPRQNGDRFIEEKTLLLAVRSFVFFSQLSAWLSVSHGAIPRNILYRISAADVDLQWNFSQTPIEHVFPVPNVSHNVALKVSVHSLPRQSNYPILTCSIHANIGLYEKRIQEHELKIYQRCNSNEVEQRTNSSQCLCSKQTWTMAPKNVLHAKNGAIPEYTIAHKNVKLYPGTGSKSDYGASQANILGFSGMEDVKSHETSVRTLKPFSLIDPSVLSHQSSWQPVGETNPLTGSLIQERQDVIARIAQHLIYCDPSASRVSGHPFNTQESSSLTSKLFWVSQENENVRKCKETFSISFGSPEFTSPEDTSEGKIQVKPETPRSETCMSNGLYSRQSTGETNPLIGSLLQERQDVIARIAQHLEHIDSSASHIPQQSFSMHDSRLAPSKVCRSSYEDKDLLKKNKDKVSASISNPKFYLLEDSSEGKNLIPDKSFSSFKYNSKLKSSLKPQIRRNQYQEIPSEIIQSTFQETHNKATNLLTPSNMSPCKENNLDLTSRLENILSGYQFKEQEISNGIDKQYLNCNSIDKQLCMNKYKKKIIKNENCNPESLNTHQIHSKVNVTALEMSEYLHKHDNKCSNEDSKRPKACEKNTQLNRIENYCNKDNAGFKCKKADQLKNEQDKNEDSIDEKSRNVSQRKGIKDCLSTYEQLKNTEALQRTIPLKHSSVWQKHNFRSLDGTSTRAFHPQTGLPLLSSPVPQRKIQSGCFDLDSSLLHLKSLSSRSPQPCLNIEDDPDIHEKPFLSSSAPPVTSLSLLGNFEESVLNYRLDPLGTVDGFTAEVGASGVFCPTHLTLPVEVSFYSVSDDNAPSPYMGVITLESLGKRGYRVPPSGTIQVTLFNPNKTVVKMFVVIYDLRDMPANHQTFLRQRTFSVPVKQEMKRSVNKENIQHAEERLLRYLIHLRFQSSKSGKIYLHRDVRLLFSRKSMEVDSGAAYELKSYTESPTNPQFSPRC
- the ATOSA gene encoding atos homolog protein A isoform X2, yielding MKPDRDTLDEYFEYDAEEFLVSLALLITEGRTPECSVKGRVESFHCPPAQSCYPVATRHECSDKLAQCRQARRTRSEVTLLWKNNLPIMVEVMLLPDCCYSDDGPTTEGMDLNDPAIKQDALLLERWILEPVPRQNGDRFIEEKTLLLAVRSFVFFSQLSAWLSVSHGAIPRNILYRISAADVDLQWNFSQTPIEHVFPVPNVSHNVALKVSVHSLPRQSNYPILTCSIHANIGLYEKRIQEHELKIYQRCNSNEVEQRTNSSQCLCSKQTWTMAPKNVLHAKNGAIPEYTIAHKNVKLYPGTGSKSDYGASQANILGFSGMEDVKSHETSVRTLKPFSLIDPSVLSHQSSWQPVGETNPLTGSLIQERQDVIARIAQHLIYCDPSASRVSGHPFNTQESSSLTSKLFWVSQENENVRKCKETFSISFGSPEFTSPEDTSEGKIQVKPETPRSETCMSNGLYSRQSTGETNPLIGSLLQERQDVIARIAQHLEHIDSSASHIPQQSFSMHDSRLAPSKVCRSSYEDKDLLKKNKDKVSASISNPKFYLLEDSSEGKNLIPDKSFSSFKYNSKLKSSLKPQIRRNQYQEIPSEIIQSTFQETHNKATNLLTPSNMSPCKENNLDLTSRLENILSGYQFKEQEISNGIDKQYLNCNSIDKQLCMNKYKKKIIKNENCNPESLNTHQIHSKVNVTALEMSEYLHKHDNKCSNEDSKRPKACEKNTQLNRIENYCNKDNAGFKCKKADQLKNEQDKNEDSIDEKSRNVSQRKGIKDCLSTYEQLKNTEALRTIPLKHSSVWQKHNFRSLDGTSTRAFHPQTGLPLLSSPVPQRKIQSGCFDLDSSLLHLKSLSSRSPQPCLNIEDDPDIHEKPFLSSSAPPVTSLSLLGNFEESVLNYRLDPLGTVDGFTAEVGASGVFCPTHLTLPVEVSFYSVSDDNAPSPYMGVITLESLGKRGYRVPPSGTIQVTLFNPNKTVVKMFVVIYDLRDMPANHQTFLRQRTFSVPVKQEMKRSVNKENIQHAEERLLRYLIHLRFQSSKSGKIYLHRDVRLLFSRKSMEVDSGAAYELKSYTESPTNPQFSPRC